From the Williamwhitmania taraxaci genome, one window contains:
- a CDS encoding methyltransferase domain-containing protein, whose protein sequence is MVSFKNRSGQSEMMDAPDIPVKLLHKNLGELDILNRYLGGHSISIEGIKRLMIDRRKIYHIVDLGCGSGDVLKYIAQWARSNQYEVKLTGIDKNPDAIQYLINNCSDYPEITGKAIDYKDFLKTNPKVDIVHCSLFCHHLNNQELLELFSYLKTYTSEGFVVNDLQRSPIAYYSVWFLTRLLNGSALSKHDGPISVLRAFTRNELEQLFHNADIQEISIQWRWAFRYLIVAKTAR, encoded by the coding sequence ATGGTTTCGTTTAAAAATCGGTCTGGTCAGTCTGAAATGATGGATGCTCCAGATATTCCGGTAAAATTACTTCATAAAAACTTAGGTGAACTAGATATTCTGAACCGGTATCTTGGAGGTCATTCTATTTCTATTGAAGGCATAAAGCGGTTGATGATAGACCGGAGAAAAATTTATCATATAGTCGATTTGGGTTGTGGCAGCGGCGATGTGCTGAAATATATTGCCCAGTGGGCTCGATCAAACCAATATGAGGTAAAACTTACCGGGATAGATAAAAATCCTGATGCAATACAATACTTGATTAATAATTGTTCTGATTATCCAGAAATTACCGGAAAAGCGATCGATTACAAGGATTTTCTAAAGACCAATCCAAAGGTGGACATCGTTCATTGTTCGCTGTTTTGTCATCACCTGAATAACCAAGAACTTTTGGAACTATTCAGTTATTTGAAAACCTATACAAGCGAAGGTTTTGTGGTGAATGATTTACAGCGAAGTCCGATTGCTTATTATAGTGTCTGGTTTCTAACTAGGCTCCTGAATGGGTCAGCTTTATCAAAGCATGATGGACCAATTTCGGTATTAAGGGCATTTACCCGAAATGAATTGGAACAATTATTTCATAATGCTGATATACAAGAAATATCCATACAATGGCGATGGGCTTTCAGGTATTTAATTGTTGCTAAAACTGCCA